The DNA region GGTAGCCGCGGGACTGCACGGGATAGTCCCAGTAGCCGTTCACATACAGGCAGCCGCGTGGGGTCTGCTGGTAGTAGCTGGGGACGTAGACCCAGTTGGGCTGACCCTCGTACCAATAGCCGGCCCGCCAGGCGTAGTCGCTATTGCGATACTCCCAGCAGCCGGGGACCCAGAAGTAGTTCTCGCCCGGCGCGGGGCTCGACGGGCCTTCTTCAAGGCTGGCCGGGGGAGGGGGGAGGTAGCTGAGCTGCTGGGCGCCCGCGGTCGTCCAGAAGCCGGGGATGCGTTGGAAACCATCGGCCGCTTTAGCCCAGTGGCCCGGCACCCATTGGCGGTCCGGGGGCGTTACCCGCCACACACCGCTGACCCACACAAAGTCGTCGCGCGTGCCGTCCCAGTCCCAGTAGCCGGGGATCCACTCGACGTTGGCGCCATCGGGCTTTACTTCGGGGGGGACCTCGTTGATTGGTTCGGGGGGCTCACGGTTGACCGTGACCGGCTCGGCCGCTTCCAGCGTGACCCCTTCGGCAAACGCCTCGTGGATCGGGCCGGCTTCGAGCACTTCCGGCTGGCCAAGGTTGGCCTCGGGCCGGTCGTTGGACTGCGGGGTGCCGGGCAGCGCGGGTGGCTGCTGGGCGGCGCACACGCCTGCCCATGGCAGCAGCGCTGCTAGGCAGAGCAGGGCGGATTTCCATGTGTCTGGCATCGAAAAGCCTCCGGAAAGAGTCTGTGGCGGGTGGGTCGAAATCGGGGCGCTCCATCCCCCCAGGACCGACACATGCAAAGCCGGCGCCGGAACGCGAAAATCAGGGGCCAAACGGGCGAAACCCTAGACAGACGCCGCGGATTGGCCCCGGCTGCTGATCGGCCGTCAAACAGCGGCCGCGTGGGCGCCGTCCAATACGGCCACCTTGCCATCAGGGCGATGGCGCTCCCAAAATGCGGGATTCCCTCGGCGCCCGCCCCTCAGGACACTGCGATGCCCACCGCTGAATCCCACGACCCCTCGCAAGATCGCTCCGCCGGCCTCGGGCTCACGTTCGACGACGTGCTGCTAGAGCCCCGCTACAGCGACGTGGTCCCCGCCGAGGTGAGCGTCGCCACCCGGCTCACCGAGCGGATCGGGATGGAGATCCCGATCCTCAGCTCGCCGATGGACACCGTCACCGAGCACCGCATGGCGATCGGCCTGGCGCGCGAGGGGGGCCTCGGGGTGATCCACAAGAACCTCTCGATCGAGCTGCAGGCCCAAGAGGTCGAGAAGGTCAAACGCTCCGCCAACGGCATCATCGTCGACCCGGTGACGCTGCCCCCCGACGCTAGCATCCTGCAGGCGCGCGAAGCGATGGCTAGCAGCCGCGTCTCCGGTATCCCCATCGTCGAGCCCGGCGGCAAGCTAGCAGGCATCCTCACCCGGCGTGATTTGCGGTTCCAAGACCGCGACGACGTGCCGGTGAGCGACGTGATGACGCGGCAGGAAACACTGGTAACGGCCACAGGGACTGTGACGCTTGAAGAAGCTGAAAAGATCCTAATGGAAAAAAAGGTCGAGAAGCTTCTGCTGGTTGACGAAGATTACAGACTGACCGGCCTGATTACGATCAAGGACATCGACCAGCTACGCAGTTACCCGCAGGCGGCCCGCGACCGGAGCGGGAGGCTGCGTGTCGGAGCGGCGGTTGGGGTCCACGATTACGAGCGGGTCGAGGGGCTGATCGCCGCCGGAGCCGACTTCGTGGTCGTCGACAGCGCGCACGGCCACTCGAAGAACGTGGTTGAGACGGTCGCACAAATCAAGAGCCGCTGGGACATCGACGTGGTGGCCGGCAACGTAGCGACGGCCGAGGGCTGCCGGGACCTGATCGGGGCCGGCGCCGACGCCGTGAAAGTGGGCATCGGGCCCGGGTCGATCTGCACCACGCGGATCATCTCCGGGATCGGCGTCCCGCAGATTACCGCGATCCAGAACGCCGCGCGGGCGGCGCAAGGAACGGGGACGACGATTATCGCCGACGGCGGCGTGCGGTACTCCGGAGACATCACCAAGGCGCTCGCCGCGGGCGCCCACGCCGTGATGATCGGGGGCCTGCTCGCCGGGCTCGACGAGAGCCCGGGCGACCGGGTGCTGTACCAGGGACGCACGTACAAGAGCTACCGCGGGATGGGTTCACTGGGCGCCATGGTGCATGGCTCCAGCGAACGCTACCGCCAGGGCGGAGCGGAACGACAGGGAAAAGGAAAACTCGTCCCCGAAGGGGTGGAGGGCCGCGTCCCCTACAAGGGCGCGCTCGGCCCGTTCGTCTACCAACTGGTGGGCGGCCTCCGCGCGGGGATGGGGTACTGTGGAACCAAGACCATCGATGAGCTGCGTACGGAAACGCGGTTCATACGGGTGTCGCCGGCATCGGTTAGGGAGAGCCATCCTCATGACATCGCCATCACGCAGGAAGCCCCAAATTACTCGGCTGAGTACGCCGACGGCGACTCCGTCTAGCGACGCGCTCGCGCCCACCGGGCGCATGCCCTGGAGGGGCGCCGTGCGTGGCGGAGAACCGATCTGGCTG from Pirellulimonas nuda includes:
- the guaB gene encoding IMP dehydrogenase, whose translation is MPTAESHDPSQDRSAGLGLTFDDVLLEPRYSDVVPAEVSVATRLTERIGMEIPILSSPMDTVTEHRMAIGLAREGGLGVIHKNLSIELQAQEVEKVKRSANGIIVDPVTLPPDASILQAREAMASSRVSGIPIVEPGGKLAGILTRRDLRFQDRDDVPVSDVMTRQETLVTATGTVTLEEAEKILMEKKVEKLLLVDEDYRLTGLITIKDIDQLRSYPQAARDRSGRLRVGAAVGVHDYERVEGLIAAGADFVVVDSAHGHSKNVVETVAQIKSRWDIDVVAGNVATAEGCRDLIGAGADAVKVGIGPGSICTTRIISGIGVPQITAIQNAARAAQGTGTTIIADGGVRYSGDITKALAAGAHAVMIGGLLAGLDESPGDRVLYQGRTYKSYRGMGSLGAMVHGSSERYRQGGAERQGKGKLVPEGVEGRVPYKGALGPFVYQLVGGLRAGMGYCGTKTIDELRTETRFIRVSPASVRESHPHDIAITQEAPNYSAEYADGDSV